Below is a window of Verrucomicrobiota bacterium DNA.
AAGAATGGGAGAAAATTACCATTCGGATGTCATGCATGGACGCGGTATGATCGTTGTTTCTGGAAAGAGATTATATCAAAGATAATAGAAGCGGCAAAAAATCAAACAGTATGACAAAAATAGATTTAGGGATTCTTGTTACACTGATCGTAGTTTTAGTCACTGGTATTTTGATGATGCCTGCCGAAGAATGTTCCGGCGATGCAATGGCAGTCAGGGTAGAAACCGTACATTTACTAAAAGAAGGAAAGCTGGGTGTTCCGGAGGAAATAGCAACAAAGTACTGGGGTGATAAAGGTATGTTCTTTTGTAAGAATGAGGTGACAGGAAAATGGTTTCCAAAATATGGGGTTATAAATTCCCTAATATACGTCCCTGCGCTGAGATTGGAGCAACTGCTCGAGGGTAAGTTGGAATACCCAATAAGTCCTCTCAGGCTACTGTTGCTTAACATTCATAATATAGTGCTTTCTTTAATGTGTGCCGCGCTTTTTTATCTCACAGTGCGACTTTTCACTCAAAGCCAAACTGTGGCGTGTATTTATGTCTTAAGCATAATTTACATGACCTTTTGTTGGTACTACTTCAGGGCACAGATTTTTGAAATCCACGCCTTGCTGTTTCTTTCGGGGGCATTCTACTCCGCATTCAGGGGGCGCCGCGAATTACTCATTCAAGGAATTAGTGTGATAGCGGGATCTGTACGAGCCTGGATATTGGCATGTGCTCTCTTCTTGGGAGTATTAATTCTTTCTAAGACTCTATATGTCGTTCTGTTGCCGGCTTTTTTCGCATTCTTCTTTTTATCACTCAAAGAAGCAAATAATCGGGTCAGATTGATCGGATTAGCTTGGTTCTGTATTCCGGTCGGCCTCCTCTGTACAATTCTTCTTGCGCTGAATCATTTTAAATTTGGATCTATCTATAATACTGGTTATTCTCAATGGGTTGCTGAAAGCAAGCCACTTTCGGGTGATGTCATCAAGGGGATGTGGGGATATATATTTGATGGGCAGTGGGGAGTCTTATCCTGTTTTCCAATAATTATGATCGCCTTTTTTTATTGGAGAAGGTTCTATAATATGAACCGAATAGAAGCAGTCATGATTCTATCTACGGCGGCCATCATTCTGGCAATTAATTCATGTTTTATCAATTGGCGAGGGACTTGGTGTTATGGGCCAAGATACTTGCTGCCGATCCTTTCCTTGGTTGGAATGCCTGCAATTTATCTACTGGAAGATGTTTCCTCTATAAAGAAACAGTGGGCCAGAATAGCAAGTGTTCTGGGGCTGTTGTTCTTCGGAATATCATTGATAGCCATCCAATCCTTTGTGATCCGATTGCCATTTTATACATGGTATCAGCTTGATGCAATAGTCGCCAAGCAATATAGCTCTAAAACTGCACGCTATATGTTCGAAACTCCATATTGGCTTATCAATCGTGATATCGTCGCTATGCAAACAGGAGGTAACTCCGCCCTGTCTGAGCTTTTAAAAAGTGAACTGCCTCGCGATCAGAAACAACGGGCAGAAGAGTTGATCTTTACGCTCAAACCCAACTATTACTGGTTTAGATGATCGGAGCAAAGTCATGCAATATCTGAAAAAAAGATGTCTCAAGTGAAACCCTGTCTTTCCGTGATCATGCCTGTCTTCAACGAAGAGGCAACTGTTGCTGATGTGATCGTCACGGTGCTCGCTCAAGAGAGCGTGCTAGAACTAATCATAGTGGATGACGCCTCTACCGATCGCTCTCGAGAAGTACTCCAGGGGTTGAAGTCAAGCGATGAAAGAATCCGCGTGTTGCATCATAAGAAGAACCAAGGAAAAGGGGCTGCTCTTCGAACTGGGATCGCTCATGCTACCGCGCCTATCGTTCTGATCCAGGACGCAGACATGGAATATGATCCAGCTGAGTATCCCGTCTTGATTGGTCCTATCCTCAGGGAAAAAGCTGATGCTGTTTTTGGATCGCGTTTTATAGGCTCGCAAGAGCATCGTGTGCTCTACTTCTGGCATTCGATTGGAAATAGGTTTCTGACTCTTCTCTCCAACATGTTTACCAACCTTAACCTTACAGACATGGAGACCTGCTATAAGGCGGTGAAGCGGGAGATCCTTCAGGGTATAGTGATTGAGGAGAATCGCTTCGGATTCGAGCCCGAGATAACTGCAAAGCTCTCCAAGAAGGGTGTGCGAATCTACGAGGTGGCTGTCTCTTACCACGGGCGCACCTATGCCGAGGGGAAGAAAATCAACTGGAAGGATGGATTCCAGGCCATCTGGTGCATTCTTAAATACAATCTTTTAGGTTAAAGAATGAAACGATTGGATCGCATGTCCTTCAGATAATGCTCACGCTATGACGCTTTTAGGTATTCTCCCCTACGCCGCAACGCTCTCTTGGGCGTTGTTTTTTTATCAACGCTCAGAGTCGCGTAAGAGATCCTGGCGTTGGAGTTTTGCTCTTGCTTGTGTGCTTTTAGGAAGCTTTGTCCTTGTCCTGACGGAGGCACTGTCCTTCTTGCGCTCTCTTACCTTCGTGCCGGTCTTTGCGGCCTGGTGCATTTATTTACTCATCCCAGCGACTCTGCTGATCTCTCTGCGCAAAAGGTTTGATTGGAGTGCAGAGTGGAGGCGAGTGTGGTCTAAGATTAAAGGTTTGCCGATTTGGATGGTTGCGGTGATGGCGGCCCTGATCTTCGTAATGTTCCGCATGGCGATGGCCTCGCCGCCTTGCAACTACGATGTTCAATCCTATCATCTTCCCCGCCAGATCTACTGGCTTATGCAGGGAAGTGTGGAGCATTTCGACGCCACCTATCCATTTCAAAACTGCCACCCCGTGTTATCGGAATTTCTGGGGCTGAACCTGATGCTGCTCTCGGGAGGTGATGCTTGGCATAATCTGAGCCAATGGTTTTTCTTCACGGCCGCATGTGGGGTTCTCACTCTGATGGTCAAATCCATCGAGGGAAGTCCACGAGCTCAGGCACTTGCCGTTCTCTTTGTCGCCTTGGTGCCGGTGGTGTTTTTTGAGGCTTCCAATGCGAAGAACGATATTATGGCCTCGTTCTTCATTCTAATCCCTCTCCTGATAGGTCTGCGGATCTGTAGCAAGGAGTGGAAGGTTGAGGTTGCGCTGCTTTTACTTGCTGCTCTTGCCGCAGGTCTTGCCATGGCAGCCAAGGGTACTGCCGTATCCTATTTACCACCGATAGCGCTCCTTCTTCTGGTCGCTACCTTGCGCGCTGGAGCCTGGAGGAGTCTTGCTGTCGCCCTTTTGCCAGGAGTGATGATCGTGGGGATTGTCATCCTACCAAATACCATCAGAAATCTTCATTCGTATTGTTCCATCACGGGGCCAAGTGTCGGAATGACTAATGAGAGGTATGATCCCGATTCGGTACTGGGAGTCTGCATCAAAAATGTTGCCAATCAGTTTGCATGGGGATCCGATTTTTCGATTCATCAAGTCGAGTTGGTCACGCGCAATCTGCTGCTATCTCTCGGACTGAACCCCGATGATCCATACACAAATATCGGGGCAGCTCAACTGGGAGGTCCTAATCTACACTTTTTCTACTTCCTGGGATGTGAGGATGTGATCCCCTCCCCCGTTCAGACCGGGCTATGTTTGTTAATCCCATTTTTCTTGTTGATCCCTGCTTTTAGAAAGGGATCGGGAACCATAGCCCTAAGCTGTGTCTTAATGGGCTCATTCCTGCTCTTTTGTGCAATCTTTCGCTGGCAGCCGTGGGGCGGGAGACTTTTGATTCCCGCATTCTTCATGGCGGCGCCGCTTGTTGGGAAGGCGGAAGATCTCTTCAGACCCAAGTGGATTCCCATTCTCGTTACTGCACTCATGATGGCATTCCTGTGGCAGCACATCTCCTATACGGGGCAGCGTCACTTGCTCGGATGGTGGTCTGTTTTTCGGATGCCCAAGGAGGAGCAGATGAGTGTCGCCTTCACAGGGCGCATGGAGGAAATCAGGAAGGTGGCCGGTATTCTCAAGGAAAAGCATGCGACCAATGTCATGGTCGATGGCAAGGACTCGCCGATCTATGGGCTCCTCCGAGAGGTTCATATGGAGTTGTCTCTGGTGAGGCTTCGCAGCGGTCATCTGGCTGCTCCAAACAATGCCGATGCTATCGTGGAGGCTGTGAGTGGAGACGAAGGGGTGGTTCCGATGGGATATCATCTGGATTGGAGCGGTAAATATTATAGGGTCTATTCTCTGATTCACTGAAGGTCTGCCTAAAAAGCATGAAGCGACCGCCCTTGCTCATCACTGCATCTCTCGATGCCGGGATCACACCCTATGTGGCACTCTCGGCGACGAGCGACCGGACCGAAGCCCATATGCAGGGACTGCTTGCATGGTTGGGGGACCCGAGCACTGAGAAGGTTGTTTTTGCGAAAAACTGCTCTGCCAGAATCCGATCCGAGGTCTTGGTGGCGACGGCCCGTAACTATGGAAAGGAGTTGGAGTTCGTTCAGGTTGACTCTTCCAAGAGGACT
It encodes the following:
- a CDS encoding glycosyltransferase family 2 protein; its protein translation is MSQVKPCLSVIMPVFNEEATVADVIVTVLAQESVLELIIVDDASTDRSREVLQGLKSSDERIRVLHHKKNQGKGAALRTGIAHATAPIVLIQDADMEYDPAEYPVLIGPILREKADAVFGSRFIGSQEHRVLYFWHSIGNRFLTLLSNMFTNLNLTDMETCYKAVKREILQGIVIEENRFGFEPEITAKLSKKGVRIYEVAVSYHGRTYAEGKKINWKDGFQAIWCILKYNLLG
- a CDS encoding glycosyltransferase family 39 protein, whose protein sequence is MAALIFVMFRMAMASPPCNYDVQSYHLPRQIYWLMQGSVEHFDATYPFQNCHPVLSEFLGLNLMLLSGGDAWHNLSQWFFFTAACGVLTLMVKSIEGSPRAQALAVLFVALVPVVFFEASNAKNDIMASFFILIPLLIGLRICSKEWKVEVALLLLAALAAGLAMAAKGTAVSYLPPIALLLLVATLRAGAWRSLAVALLPGVMIVGIVILPNTIRNLHSYCSITGPSVGMTNERYDPDSVLGVCIKNVANQFAWGSDFSIHQVELVTRNLLLSLGLNPDDPYTNIGAAQLGGPNLHFFYFLGCEDVIPSPVQTGLCLLIPFFLLIPAFRKGSGTIALSCVLMGSFLLFCAIFRWQPWGGRLLIPAFFMAAPLVGKAEDLFRPKWIPILVTALMMAFLWQHISYTGQRHLLGWWSVFRMPKEEQMSVAFTGRMEEIRKVAGILKEKHATNVMVDGKDSPIYGLLREVHMELSLVRLRSGHLAAPNNADAIVEAVSGDEGVVPMGYHLDWSGKYYRVYSLIH